One Nostoc sp. UHCC 0302 DNA window includes the following coding sequences:
- a CDS encoding AraC family transcriptional regulator has protein sequence MSKTDHHQSCAVETAILKSFNRQSLLCNDNSGWNGIRFQFTHSRSASALPEEIIFPENAIHIYTEMPSEYAVEARINGRLQKSSLVTGHSLIIPRGTAYWQSDTQKSKGITLGFNSDFLARTLSAESIDIGCLELHPQFPTFDPLIYQIGLALKAELEQNRHSSRLYAESAATFLVNHLFHRYALRKQKQQITNSGLPNYKLQQVIDYIHANLDCNIGLTELADMAQMSLSHFSRLFKQSTGYSPHQFVIKCRVDRAKELLVKSDLSIADITYKVGFANQGHLTSHFKRLLGVTPKVVREK, from the coding sequence ATGTCAAAGACAGACCACCATCAATCCTGTGCTGTAGAAACAGCAATATTAAAAAGCTTTAATCGTCAATCTTTACTCTGCAATGACAATTCGGGTTGGAATGGTATCCGCTTCCAGTTCACTCATAGTAGAAGCGCCAGTGCATTACCAGAAGAGATTATCTTTCCAGAGAATGCGATTCATATTTATACAGAGATGCCGTCTGAGTATGCTGTGGAAGCGCGAATTAATGGACGATTGCAAAAAAGCTCTCTTGTCACAGGCCATAGCCTGATTATTCCACGTGGTACAGCTTATTGGCAATCAGATACCCAGAAAAGCAAAGGCATTACCTTGGGTTTTAACTCCGATTTTCTTGCCCGCACTCTCTCGGCGGAATCGATTGACATAGGTTGTCTAGAACTGCATCCTCAATTTCCAACGTTTGACCCGCTGATTTATCAAATTGGACTGGCGCTGAAAGCTGAACTAGAACAAAATCGGCATTCTAGCCGCTTATATGCAGAATCTGCCGCCACGTTTCTCGTTAACCATCTTTTCCATCGTTACGCTCTTCGTAAACAAAAGCAGCAAATCACAAACAGTGGTTTGCCTAACTACAAATTACAACAAGTTATTGATTACATCCACGCCAATCTTGACTGTAATATTGGCTTGACTGAATTGGCTGATATGGCTCAGATGAGTCTTTCGCATTTCTCTCGATTATTCAAACAATCGACAGGATATTCACCCCATCAATTTGTGATTAAATGCCGGGTTGATCGCGCTAAAGAACTCCTCGTTAAAAGTGACTTATCAATTGCGGATATCACTTATAAAGTTGGCTTTGCCAATCAGGGACATTTAACCAGTCATTTTAAACGCCTGCTGGGAGTCACGCCGAAAGTGGTTCGAGAAAAATAG
- a CDS encoding antibiotic biosynthesis monooxygenase — MNNPEVNSEHHVTAVITHLIKPGREEGYEEWMKGIIPVAKTFKGHLGVNILRPQKGLHPEYIIILHFDHHQHLQAWLDSDVRREWIERVKPLIQASEDVQILTGLETWFRLPRRSSQSPPKRYKMVLLTWLAVFVTLSTVRYILAPLLAPLPWLLAQLITVGIVVCLLTYIVMPQLTRLFYKWLYPNS, encoded by the coding sequence ATGAATAATCCTGAAGTTAACTCTGAGCATCATGTCACGGCTGTGATTACCCATTTAATTAAACCAGGTAGGGAAGAGGGATATGAAGAATGGATGAAAGGAATTATCCCAGTCGCCAAAACATTTAAAGGACATTTAGGAGTCAACATCTTGCGACCGCAGAAGGGACTGCATCCAGAGTATATTATAATTCTGCATTTTGACCATCACCAGCATTTACAAGCTTGGTTAGATTCAGATGTGCGTCGCGAGTGGATTGAACGAGTTAAACCCTTGATTCAAGCATCGGAAGATGTACAAATTCTTACAGGTTTAGAAACTTGGTTTAGACTGCCAAGGCGATCGTCACAATCGCCACCGAAACGTTACAAAATGGTGTTACTCACTTGGTTAGCTGTATTCGTGACATTATCAACGGTGAGATATATTTTAGCTCCCTTACTTGCGCCTCTTCCTTGGTTACTCGCGCAATTGATTACTGTTGGCATCGTCGTGTGTTTACTCACTTACATTGTCATGCCTCAGTTGACTCGGTTGTTCTACAAATGGTTGTACCCAAACTCCTAA